From Methanomassiliicoccales archaeon LGM-RCC1, one genomic window encodes:
- a CDS encoding TatD family nuclease-associated radical SAM protein: MPSIVYRYGSRYYINMTNRCPCRCTFCVRDETDHLGDADSLWLDREPTVQELEDKLSSLDLEGVPEIVFCGYGEPTERFDDLKVIARFIKDTLHKRVRLDTNGLGNLINGRDIVPEMVGLVDSVSISLNACNAEEYLEVTRSRFGIDSYQAVLDFIKECRESIDGVTVSVVGGSISQASEEECGRIADRMRVAFRVR, translated from the coding sequence ATGCCCAGCATAGTCTACCGCTACGGATCGAGATACTACATCAACATGACCAACAGGTGCCCCTGCAGGTGCACCTTCTGCGTCAGGGACGAGACCGATCATCTAGGGGATGCTGACTCGCTGTGGCTGGACAGGGAGCCCACGGTGCAGGAGCTTGAGGACAAGCTATCATCGCTGGATCTGGAAGGGGTCCCGGAGATAGTGTTCTGCGGCTACGGGGAGCCAACGGAGAGGTTCGACGACCTCAAGGTCATCGCCAGGTTCATCAAGGATACCCTGCACAAGAGGGTCAGACTGGACACAAACGGTCTGGGCAACCTCATCAACGGCAGGGACATCGTGCCGGAGATGGTGGGTTTGGTGGATTCCGTTTCCATCTCCCTGAACGCATGCAACGCGGAGGAGTACCTGGAGGTCACCCGCAGCAGGTTCGGGATAGATTCCTACCAGGCGGTCCTGGACTTCATCAAGGAGTGCAGGGAGTCCATCGACGGCGTGACAGTCTCCGTCGTAGGGGGATCCATCAGTCAGGCCTCGGAAGAGGAATGCGGAAGGATCGCCGACAGGATGAGGGTGGCGTTCAGGGTAAGATGA
- a CDS encoding SIMPL domain-containing protein has translation MERMITMSGKATVTAPSDITVVSFDVTGRAKEYSKAVQEMTDCTVRLKDAIEKSGIAREALKTTNLSVSQAYSKRKIGVDEDGDDVYKEYPDGFVYEQGLSFEFPNDNKKLADILGRIMKMDITPRIRFSFRNSDMEALKNRALQEACRHAKDEAETIVQSVGAKLGKLLSVDRKFSSYGGYEDYSDCKMLASPIYDGGFGLDIDPEDTSVEELVTMVWEIED, from the coding sequence ATGGAAAGAATGATCACTATGAGCGGCAAGGCCACCGTGACCGCACCGTCGGATATCACCGTGGTGAGTTTCGACGTCACCGGAAGGGCGAAGGAGTACAGTAAAGCAGTGCAGGAGATGACCGACTGCACCGTGAGGCTGAAGGATGCCATAGAGAAGTCGGGCATAGCCCGCGAGGCGCTCAAGACCACCAACCTGTCCGTCTCTCAGGCCTATTCCAAGAGGAAGATCGGTGTGGACGAGGACGGTGATGACGTATACAAGGAATATCCGGACGGCTTCGTCTATGAGCAGGGTCTGTCCTTCGAGTTCCCCAACGACAACAAGAAGCTGGCGGATATCCTCGGCAGGATAATGAAGATGGACATCACCCCTAGGATCAGGTTCTCTTTCAGGAACAGTGACATGGAGGCCCTGAAGAACAGGGCGCTGCAGGAGGCATGCAGGCATGCAAAGGATGAAGCGGAGACCATCGTGCAATCCGTGGGTGCGAAGCTGGGGAAGCTGCTGAGCGTCGACAGGAAATTCAGCTCATACGGAGGGTACGAGGACTATTCCGATTGCAAGATGCTCGCATCGCCGATATACGATGGTGGATTCGGCTTGGATATAGATCCGGAAGATACTTCCGTCGAGGAATTGGTGACCATGGTCTGGGAGATCGAGGATTGA
- a CDS encoding DUF2130 domain-containing protein: MSEIRCPRCGTFFQIDESDYGKIVSQVRDAEFSKEMEYRVQHYEKEKADAVSITKAEEEKRHADLLNKTKEQLNGEIASRDREIADLRSRIEKFELEKTIAVKDAEDAKEKEISDLKSKQSGWESEKKLALSEAENRKIEELNSKEKEISELKAKIDQVEMSNRLEQDNIRNQYESQLKAKDEEVQFYKDFKAKQSTKMIGESLEIFCMNEFNKLRPTAFQNAYFEKDNEVSGSGSKGDFIFRDSEDGVEYISIMFEMKNEADQTATKHRNEDFFRELDKDRTEKGCEYAVLVTMLEPDNELYNTGIVDVSYRYPKMYVIRPQFFIPMITLLRNASRNSLQYKQELMDIRNQNLDITHFEENMNAFKDGFERNYRLASERFAKAIDEIDKTIDHLQKVKEGLIGSERNLRLANDKAQDLSIKKLTKNNPTMAKKFADLKDDNEQKSDERSN, encoded by the coding sequence ATGTCCGAGATCAGATGCCCCCGCTGCGGAACGTTCTTCCAGATAGACGAATCCGATTACGGAAAGATAGTCAGCCAGGTGCGCGACGCGGAGTTCTCCAAGGAGATGGAGTACCGCGTGCAGCATTACGAGAAGGAGAAGGCCGATGCCGTATCTATCACCAAAGCTGAAGAGGAGAAGAGGCACGCCGACCTCCTCAACAAGACGAAGGAGCAGCTGAACGGGGAGATAGCCTCCAGGGACAGGGAGATAGCCGATCTCAGGTCCAGGATCGAGAAGTTCGAACTGGAGAAAACCATCGCCGTGAAGGATGCCGAGGATGCCAAAGAGAAGGAGATCTCCGATCTGAAATCCAAACAATCCGGATGGGAGAGCGAGAAGAAACTCGCCCTCTCCGAAGCGGAGAACAGGAAGATAGAGGAACTCAACTCCAAGGAGAAAGAGATCTCAGAACTCAAAGCGAAGATCGACCAAGTCGAGATGTCAAACAGACTCGAGCAGGACAACATCAGGAACCAATACGAGTCGCAGCTCAAAGCGAAGGACGAGGAGGTCCAGTTCTACAAGGATTTCAAAGCGAAACAGAGCACCAAGATGATTGGGGAATCCCTTGAGATCTTCTGCATGAACGAGTTCAACAAGCTGCGCCCCACCGCATTCCAGAACGCGTACTTCGAGAAGGACAACGAGGTGTCCGGCTCTGGATCCAAAGGGGATTTCATCTTCAGGGATTCCGAGGACGGCGTCGAGTACATCAGCATAATGTTCGAGATGAAGAACGAGGCCGATCAGACCGCCACCAAGCACCGCAACGAGGACTTCTTCAGGGAACTCGATAAGGACCGCACCGAGAAGGGATGCGAATACGCCGTCCTGGTCACCATGCTGGAACCGGACAACGAACTGTACAACACCGGCATAGTGGACGTCTCCTACAGATACCCCAAGATGTACGTCATAAGGCCGCAGTTCTTCATCCCCATGATCACCCTCCTGCGCAACGCATCGAGGAACTCCCTCCAATACAAGCAGGAGCTCATGGACATCAGGAACCAGAATCTCGACATCACCCATTTCGAGGAGAACATGAACGCCTTCAAGGACGGCTTCGAGAGGAACTACCGTTTGGCGAGCGAGAGGTTCGCCAAGGCCATAGATGAGATCGACAAGACCATCGACCACCTGCAGAAGGTGAAGGAGGGTCTGATAGGATCAGAGAGGAACCTAAGACTGGCGAACGACAAGGCCCAGGACCTGTCGATAAAGAAGCTGACCAAGAACAATCCCACTATGGCGAAGAAATTCGCGGATCTGAAGGACGATAATGAGCAGAAATCAGACGAACGATCGAATTGA
- a CDS encoding cytidine/deoxycytidylate deaminase family protein: MERPSNDEYFMEMAQLVSSRSTCLRRRVGAVIVKEKRVLSTGYNGSPKGTKHCEELGCIRVRMNVPSGTRHELCRGVHAEQNAVTQAAYFGVSVDGATIYTTTYPCSMCAKILINAGIREIVYSEGYADDLSKELLEEAGIKIREYKPEKTL, from the coding sequence ATGGAGAGACCAAGCAACGATGAGTACTTCATGGAGATGGCGCAACTCGTCTCCTCGCGTTCCACTTGTCTGAGGCGCCGTGTGGGTGCCGTCATAGTCAAGGAGAAGAGGGTGCTCTCCACCGGATACAACGGATCCCCCAAAGGCACGAAGCACTGCGAGGAGCTCGGCTGCATAAGGGTGAGGATGAACGTCCCCTCCGGCACGAGGCACGAGCTCTGCAGGGGCGTTCACGCCGAGCAGAACGCAGTGACCCAGGCAGCCTATTTCGGAGTGAGCGTGGACGGCGCCACCATCTACACCACGACCTATCCTTGCTCCATGTGCGCCAAGATCCTCATCAACGCGGGCATCAGGGAGATCGTCTACAGCGAGGGTTATGCCGACGACCTCTCCAAGGAACTGCTGGAAGAGGCGGGCATCAAGATAAGGGAGTACAAGCCCGAGAAAACCCTCTGA
- the dcm gene encoding DNA (cytosine-5-)-methyltransferase → MESCIRVVELFAGVGGFRVGLERASSERFKTIWANQWEPKSKMQAAFTCYEYHYGNSGSKNVNEDISKVRDDVPKDFELLVGGFPCQDYSVASTHAKGIQGKKGVLWWDLYHIVQKHHPRYILLENVDRLLKSPVDKRGRDFGVILRCLSDEGYYVEWRVINANDYGMVQRRRRTFIFACRENHPFIKTVRDIDLKDLVLSKGYFQSVFPVKGLKDLEKIGSYEIKKSYKGLVDVSDRFEGRFYNSGVMSKGNIYTCETVPKYRKKKGEGLLSTVVDSCDDPAYLQEDYIDKWIEMKGSKRLLRTNKKTGIQYYYSEGSIPFPDPLDKPGRTMLTSEGTRNRSSHVIRDPGNGMLRVLTPEECEKLNGFEPGWTFMLSKRQRYFTMGNALVVDLIERMGKGILSLEDM, encoded by the coding sequence ATGGAATCCTGCATCCGCGTAGTCGAATTGTTCGCTGGTGTCGGGGGATTCCGTGTCGGGTTAGAAAGAGCCTCTTCAGAGAGGTTCAAGACCATCTGGGCTAATCAATGGGAGCCAAAATCCAAGATGCAGGCCGCCTTCACATGCTATGAATATCATTACGGAAACTCTGGCTCCAAGAATGTGAACGAGGACATCTCTAAAGTCAGGGACGATGTCCCAAAAGACTTCGAACTCCTAGTAGGCGGTTTCCCCTGTCAGGATTATTCCGTGGCTTCCACACATGCAAAAGGCATCCAAGGGAAAAAGGGAGTCCTGTGGTGGGACCTATACCACATCGTTCAAAAGCACCACCCAAGATACATTCTCTTAGAGAACGTGGATCGCCTCCTCAAATCACCAGTGGACAAAAGAGGAAGGGACTTCGGGGTAATCCTCAGATGCCTTTCGGACGAGGGGTACTACGTGGAATGGCGCGTCATCAACGCTAATGACTACGGAATGGTTCAGAGACGCAGGAGGACATTCATATTCGCCTGCAGAGAGAACCATCCGTTCATCAAAACAGTGAGAGACATCGACTTGAAGGATCTGGTCCTTTCGAAGGGTTATTTCCAATCCGTGTTCCCGGTCAAAGGTCTGAAAGACCTGGAGAAGATCGGCTCTTACGAAATCAAAAAATCCTACAAAGGCCTGGTCGATGTATCCGACAGGTTCGAAGGACGTTTCTACAACTCCGGTGTGATGTCAAAGGGAAACATCTACACATGCGAGACCGTTCCAAAGTATCGCAAGAAGAAGGGCGAGGGATTACTATCAACCGTCGTAGATAGCTGCGATGACCCTGCATACTTGCAGGAGGATTATATCGACAAATGGATTGAGATGAAGGGCAGTAAACGCTTGCTGAGAACGAACAAGAAAACAGGCATCCAATATTACTATTCCGAAGGCTCCATTCCTTTCCCGGACCCGCTGGACAAGCCTGGAAGAACCATGCTCACATCCGAAGGGACAAGAAACCGCAGTTCTCACGTAATAAGGGATCCAGGCAACGGCATGCTTCGTGTGCTGACTCCCGAAGAGTGCGAGAAACTGAATGGCTTCGAGCCTGGTTGGACCTTCATGCTATCGAAACGCCAGAGATATTTCACAATGGGTAATGCGCTTGTTGTGGATCTCATCGAGAGAATGGGTAAGGGCATCCTAAGTCTCGAAGACATGTGA
- a CDS encoding very short patch repair endonuclease — translation MRTAPKPLNKNVTKSMKGNVRKDTKPELILRKGLRDAGYSGYRLQWKVPGRPDICYPGRKIAIFVNGCFWHRCPKCNLPVPTNNREYWESKFEANKIRDADKISALESSGWTVMVVWECDLKKNLESQIERIAELILSKDDEKKRGKRKKD, via the coding sequence ATGAGGACTGCGCCGAAGCCCTTGAATAAGAACGTCACGAAATCCATGAAAGGAAACGTTCGCAAAGACACCAAACCGGAGCTTATCCTCCGCAAAGGCCTCAGGGATGCAGGTTACAGCGGCTACCGCCTGCAGTGGAAGGTTCCTGGAAGGCCGGATATCTGCTATCCGGGCAGGAAGATCGCCATATTCGTTAACGGATGCTTTTGGCACAGATGCCCCAAGTGCAATCTGCCCGTGCCCACGAACAACAGGGAATACTGGGAATCCAAGTTCGAGGCTAACAAGATCCGTGATGCTGATAAGATATCGGCATTGGAATCATCGGGATGGACAGTGATGGTTGTATGGGAATGCGACCTCAAAAAGAATCTGGAATCGCAGATTGAACGTATCGCAGAACTGATTCTCTCAAAGGATGATGAAAAGAAACGTGGCAAACGTAAGAAGGATTAA
- a CDS encoding S26 family signal peptidase translates to MHVKRESRILIAVIGILAIILGAGYIGIFTVSGLDSPLSVVTSSSMQHDNDLSQIGVIDTGDVMIIQAPSKVDIQSYVEGTVSGLKMFGDYGHVIVYNRGDDVNPVIHRAIIWLDYNSKDGTWSAPSLADYKGSWSCTGSNNYLSLSGTLTFQGITQSNKTVSINLDSLGKQSGYLTMGDNPVSNSYFDQAVGIISHPIGNDDIRSVPIMELPWMGVLKVYMTENKRAYLSHVPNSSICLIMLFATVIGLIYSYDIFYLRKKLAKDQKELDEYCYY, encoded by the coding sequence ATGCACGTGAAAAGGGAGAGCAGGATCCTCATCGCTGTCATCGGCATACTCGCCATTATACTCGGAGCAGGCTATATCGGCATCTTCACGGTATCCGGACTGGACTCCCCTTTGAGCGTTGTCACCTCTTCAAGCATGCAGCACGACAACGACCTTTCTCAGATAGGTGTGATCGACACCGGGGATGTGATGATCATCCAAGCGCCTTCCAAGGTCGATATACAGAGCTATGTGGAGGGCACGGTCTCCGGGTTGAAGATGTTCGGAGATTACGGTCACGTCATCGTGTACAACCGCGGCGACGATGTGAACCCCGTGATCCACCGCGCCATAATCTGGTTGGACTACAACTCTAAGGACGGCACATGGAGCGCACCCTCTCTGGCCGACTACAAGGGATCATGGTCCTGCACCGGTTCGAACAATTATCTGTCCCTTTCCGGCACACTGACCTTCCAGGGGATAACCCAATCCAACAAGACGGTCAGTATCAACCTGGATTCGCTTGGGAAGCAGAGCGGATACCTGACCATGGGTGACAACCCTGTCTCCAACTCGTATTTCGACCAGGCCGTCGGGATCATATCACACCCCATAGGGAACGACGACATCAGATCCGTGCCGATAATGGAGCTTCCCTGGATGGGCGTGCTGAAGGTCTACATGACGGAGAACAAGAGGGCATATCTCAGCCATGTTCCCAACTCCAGCATCTGCCTCATAATGCTGTTCGCCACTGTCATCGGACTGATCTACAGCTACGACATCTTCTACCTCAGGAAGAAGCTCGCAAAGGATCAGAAGGAACTCGACGAGTACTGCTATTATTGA
- a CDS encoding low temperature requirement protein A → MPKVKEKKVELIELFYDLIYVYAISQMTLIVEEPDHGILTHEMFGVYIIASMVIIQAWLYMTEYVNRYGSWRWYEYVLVSFNMGAVIVVANTLTYNLDNSTGFIIAMLGVLGSVAALYIIQIYKEKQDITAAWHTLDILILIITIYMIALVINLAGYSETSIMVIITAIILGMMLPFVKKGKYDLRIVSMPHLVERLELITIVTFGEAIVGITGFFVPNELGTAAPMVLMIILFMFGSYVAQVHFLCNHHQIAKPTRMTWSHYQIVIAINLVTVALLYFKSEEAEHMFTAGLMMMSILAFYLALHATSKYYCEDFPHSLKDVAMSVAVVAIGALVVFGFPDSPYGFLIGSLIATGGNFYLFWYKYSSNRCINPLHHI, encoded by the coding sequence ATGCCGAAAGTGAAGGAGAAGAAGGTCGAGCTCATCGAGCTGTTCTATGATCTGATCTACGTCTATGCGATATCGCAGATGACCCTCATAGTGGAGGAGCCGGATCACGGAATCCTCACCCACGAGATGTTCGGGGTGTACATCATCGCATCCATGGTCATCATCCAGGCATGGCTGTACATGACCGAGTACGTGAACCGCTACGGTTCATGGCGTTGGTACGAGTATGTCCTTGTGTCGTTCAACATGGGCGCCGTCATAGTGGTGGCCAATACGCTGACGTACAATTTGGACAACAGCACCGGTTTCATCATCGCTATGCTTGGGGTGTTGGGATCCGTTGCTGCGCTCTACATCATTCAGATCTACAAGGAGAAGCAGGACATCACGGCGGCATGGCACACGCTGGACATCCTCATATTGATAATCACGATCTACATGATCGCCCTGGTCATCAACCTGGCCGGTTACAGCGAGACGTCGATCATGGTCATCATCACCGCCATAATTCTGGGTATGATGCTGCCGTTCGTTAAGAAGGGCAAGTACGACCTCAGGATCGTCAGCATGCCGCATCTGGTGGAGAGGCTCGAGCTGATCACCATAGTCACCTTCGGTGAGGCGATAGTCGGTATCACGGGATTCTTCGTTCCTAACGAGCTCGGCACGGCGGCGCCCATGGTGCTCATGATAATCCTGTTCATGTTCGGATCCTACGTGGCCCAGGTGCACTTCCTATGCAACCACCATCAGATCGCCAAGCCGACCAGGATGACCTGGAGCCACTACCAGATAGTCATCGCCATCAACCTGGTGACGGTGGCGCTGCTGTACTTCAAGAGCGAGGAGGCGGAACACATGTTCACCGCGGGCCTGATGATGATGTCGATACTGGCGTTCTACCTCGCCCTGCATGCCACATCGAAATACTACTGCGAGGACTTCCCGCACAGCCTGAAGGATGTGGCGATGTCCGTGGCCGTCGTGGCGATCGGGGCGCTGGTGGTCTTCGGATTCCCGGACAGTCCGTACGGGTTCCTAATCGGTTCGCTCATAGCCACCGGAGGCAATTTCTACCTATTCTGGTACAAGTACTCTTCGAATCGCTGCATCAATCCTCTGCATCATATCTGA
- a CDS encoding tRNA(Ile)(2)-agmatinylcytidine synthase has translation MFVAVDDTDSMKGNCTTFLATEIIREFSDLDLIGNPRLVRLNPATPWKTRGNGSLVMRFGKGTGKKRFIGMIGDRKIFCYDSCTSFEPDPEMMKDRIIPHILEHHEDDADPGLLISRVKPSQSFYWNGVRTIMDRKVIDKEIKRIGATTYEIGCGRGLIGCTCGMAWRPRDTTFELLSYRPYDRWGTERIFDPLTIRDVEHGYPTTFNSWEDRMQKVAMVPSTPCPVMYGLRGDDEKDLIEASKRISTEPIERWMVFLTNQGTDDHLIRDPSKLVPNQSYILKGTIVSQPRHISGGHVFIDIETRHGVLTCGAYEPSKEFRFTVDWLIPGDEVEVLGELREEPRTLNIEKIHIISTADEYRKVSNPVCPKCGRTMKSKGSGQPYKCRDCHTSSEEPVLENVRRQVVPGWYEPPTAARRHLSKPLKRMGLEQPVEFLNGRV, from the coding sequence ATGTTCGTAGCTGTGGACGATACCGATTCCATGAAGGGGAACTGCACGACGTTCCTGGCTACGGAGATTATCAGGGAATTCTCAGATTTGGATCTGATCGGGAATCCTAGATTGGTGAGGCTGAATCCGGCCACGCCCTGGAAGACCAGGGGGAACGGTTCCCTTGTCATGAGATTCGGTAAAGGTACCGGGAAGAAGCGTTTCATCGGGATGATCGGTGACAGGAAGATCTTCTGCTACGATTCCTGTACTTCCTTCGAACCCGATCCGGAGATGATGAAGGATAGGATTATCCCCCATATCCTGGAGCATCATGAGGATGATGCGGACCCCGGTTTGTTGATCTCCAGGGTGAAGCCTTCCCAGAGCTTCTACTGGAATGGCGTCAGGACCATCATGGATCGCAAGGTCATCGATAAGGAGATCAAGAGGATCGGTGCGACCACCTATGAGATCGGCTGCGGAAGGGGGCTCATCGGCTGCACATGCGGCATGGCATGGAGGCCCAGGGACACGACATTCGAATTGCTGTCCTACAGGCCTTACGACAGATGGGGCACAGAGAGGATCTTTGATCCTCTGACCATAAGGGATGTGGAGCACGGCTATCCTACCACATTCAACAGCTGGGAGGACCGCATGCAGAAGGTGGCGATGGTCCCTTCCACCCCGTGTCCGGTGATGTACGGCCTCAGAGGAGACGATGAGAAGGATCTCATCGAGGCTTCGAAGAGGATCTCGACGGAGCCTATTGAGAGGTGGATGGTCTTCCTGACGAATCAGGGGACGGACGACCATCTCATCAGGGACCCTTCCAAGTTGGTCCCGAACCAATCGTACATCCTTAAAGGCACGATCGTCTCGCAGCCCCGGCACATCTCCGGAGGTCACGTCTTCATAGATATCGAGACGAGGCACGGAGTGCTCACATGCGGAGCATACGAACCGTCGAAGGAGTTCCGTTTCACGGTGGACTGGCTCATACCCGGTGACGAGGTGGAGGTATTAGGTGAGCTGAGGGAAGAACCCCGCACCCTGAACATTGAGAAGATTCATATCATCTCCACTGCGGACGAGTACAGGAAGGTCTCCAATCCCGTGTGCCCGAAATGTGGCAGGACCATGAAATCCAAGGGATCCGGACAGCCGTACAAGTGCAGGGACTGCCACACGTCCTCCGAAGAGCCCGTTTTGGAGAACGTCCGCAGGCAGGTCGTGCCCGGATGGTACGAGCCCCCGACGGCAGCCAGGAGGCATCTCTCCAAGCCCCTGAAGAGAATGGGTTTGGAGCAGCCTGTGGAGTTCCTCAACGGCAGGGTCTGA
- a CDS encoding orc1/cdc6 family replication initiation protein produces MTEPNIFNQYLNKRKDLVRYKKYLQTDYIPESLPHRDDLLNQLVEIIAPSLNKIKPSNILIIGQTGTGKTVTVNFLGKELKKADSAEENVSLIYINCEITDTPYGILYNIANTIITDSSKKVPYTGWSVDKIIEELKNYMEEQKKIFIVVLDEIDRSINKNGDDVFYYLTSINNSLKESKISVIGISNNPKFTDLLSSKIKSRLCEEKIIFPPYSVEEINDILLERANNAFDEGILDVGVIPYCAAITAQDGGDARRAISLLKLSAEIAERNGDPVITEAHVKSAKNKFEMDAVTEIVKKALNDQLKIVLMSIIKITEKGQKTMITGEVYSSYKDICEIIGYSSLTQRRVADMISELDMLGLIYARVKSYGRNGRTKEIELNLSRDIVDLLKEDELFKDLVNYKPPKQTTLI; encoded by the coding sequence ATGACTGAACCAAATATCTTCAATCAATATCTCAACAAGAGAAAGGATCTGGTCAGATACAAGAAATACCTCCAGACCGACTACATACCGGAATCGCTTCCTCATAGGGACGATCTCCTTAATCAATTGGTCGAGATCATAGCTCCTTCACTGAACAAGATCAAACCTTCGAATATATTGATTATTGGTCAAACAGGAACAGGAAAGACTGTAACAGTGAATTTCCTAGGAAAGGAACTGAAGAAGGCCGATTCTGCAGAGGAGAATGTATCTCTCATCTACATCAACTGCGAGATAACGGATACCCCATACGGAATCCTCTACAACATCGCGAACACGATCATAACCGATTCTTCCAAGAAAGTCCCTTATACCGGATGGTCGGTCGATAAGATCATCGAAGAACTGAAGAACTACATGGAAGAACAGAAGAAGATCTTCATCGTGGTCTTGGATGAGATCGACAGATCGATAAACAAGAACGGTGACGATGTCTTCTATTATCTGACTTCTATCAACAATTCTCTGAAGGAATCCAAGATCTCGGTGATAGGGATATCGAACAATCCCAAGTTCACGGATCTCCTCAGTTCCAAGATAAAAAGCAGACTCTGCGAAGAGAAGATAATCTTCCCTCCCTACAGTGTGGAGGAGATCAACGATATCCTTCTCGAGAGGGCGAACAACGCTTTCGATGAAGGCATCCTCGATGTCGGGGTCATCCCTTACTGTGCGGCAATCACCGCCCAGGACGGAGGAGATGCTAGAAGGGCTATCAGTCTTCTCAAGCTTTCAGCCGAGATCGCGGAGCGCAACGGGGATCCCGTCATCACAGAAGCCCATGTCAAATCGGCTAAGAACAAGTTCGAGATGGATGCGGTCACTGAGATCGTGAAGAAGGCATTGAACGATCAGTTGAAGATCGTCCTCATGAGCATCATCAAGATAACAGAGAAAGGTCAGAAGACCATGATCACCGGAGAGGTGTACAGCTCTTACAAGGACATCTGCGAGATCATCGGTTACTCATCCTTGACTCAGAGAAGGGTCGCGGACATGATCTCCGAACTGGACATGCTAGGTCTCATCTATGCAAGGGTCAAATCCTACGGCCGCAACGGACGCACCAAGGAGATAGAATTGAATCTTTCAAGGGATATCGTCGACCTCCTGAAAGAGGATGAGCTCTTCAAGGATCTCGTCAATTATAAGCCTCCGAAACAGACCACTCTGATCTGA
- a CDS encoding acetyl-CoA C-acetyltransferase, translated as MDEVVILSAVRTPIGKYGKTLTGIKATDLGAMVVKEAVSRAGLQPTDIEECIMGNVISAGLGQNPARQAAIGAGLPEEIGSFTVNAVCGSGMKAAMLAADAIKAGEYNVLAVGGMENMSSAPYIMNGARWGYRMNDQTVVDAMVHDGLWDIFNNQHMGFTGEIVAERFNVSREDADQLSVESHLKAAKATKEGKFKKEILPITIPNKKGDIIFDADEGIREDSSMEALGKLKPVFKKDGIVTAGNSSQLSDGAASLVVASRKWAEEHGLKPLATIEAYGERGVKPEYIMEAPIPTTRHVLKKAGMTIDDIDLFEHNEAFASASCAVKKELNVPDEIFNVNGGAVALGHPIGCSGARVLTTLLYALQDRNKDVGLGTLCLGGGNAVTMIIRRC; from the coding sequence ATGGACGAAGTCGTAATCTTAAGCGCAGTAAGGACGCCCATCGGAAAATACGGAAAGACACTCACAGGCATCAAGGCCACCGACCTCGGTGCGATGGTCGTGAAGGAGGCTGTCAGCAGGGCAGGACTCCAGCCCACTGACATCGAGGAATGCATCATGGGTAACGTCATCAGCGCCGGACTCGGCCAGAACCCCGCGAGGCAGGCTGCCATCGGAGCCGGCCTCCCTGAGGAGATCGGTTCCTTCACCGTGAACGCCGTATGCGGATCCGGGATGAAGGCCGCCATGCTCGCAGCCGACGCCATCAAGGCAGGGGAGTACAACGTCCTCGCGGTCGGAGGAATGGAGAACATGTCCTCCGCCCCATACATCATGAACGGCGCCAGATGGGGATACAGGATGAACGACCAGACGGTCGTCGACGCCATGGTCCACGACGGACTTTGGGACATCTTCAACAACCAGCACATGGGATTCACCGGCGAGATCGTGGCCGAGAGGTTCAACGTCTCCAGGGAGGATGCCGACCAGCTGTCAGTGGAATCCCACCTGAAGGCCGCCAAGGCGACCAAGGAGGGCAAGTTCAAGAAGGAGATCCTTCCCATCACCATCCCCAACAAGAAGGGAGACATCATCTTCGACGCAGACGAGGGTATCAGGGAGGATTCCTCCATGGAGGCCCTCGGGAAGCTGAAGCCCGTCTTCAAGAAGGACGGAATAGTCACTGCCGGTAACTCCTCGCAGCTGAGCGACGGAGCCGCATCCCTGGTGGTCGCATCGAGGAAGTGGGCGGAGGAGCACGGACTCAAGCCCCTGGCGACCATCGAGGCCTACGGGGAGAGGGGAGTCAAGCCCGAGTACATCATGGAGGCCCCCATACCCACCACCAGGCACGTCCTCAAGAAAGCCGGAATGACCATCGACGATATCGACCTCTTCGAGCACAACGAGGCCTTCGCATCCGCATCTTGCGCGGTCAAGAAGGAGCTCAACGTCCCCGACGAGATCTTCAACGTCAACGGAGGCGCGGTCGCATTGGGACACCCCATCGGATGCTCCGGTGCCCGTGTGCTCACCACCCTGCTCTACGCGCTCCAGGACCGCAACAAGGACGTCGGTCTCGGAACCCTCTGCCTAGGCGGAGGGAACGCGGTGACGATGATCATCCGCAGGTGCTGA